Genomic segment of Parageobacillus genomosp. 1:
GCTCCGTTATCGAAAACGCCACCGTTCCCGTGCTTGAGACTGGTGTCGGCAACTGCCATATTTTCATCGATGAATCCGCGCAAAAGCAAATGGCAATCGATATTGTATTGAACGCGAAATTGCAGCGCCCATCCGTCTGCAATGCGGTGGAAACGGTGTTAATCCATCAAAACTGGCCGTATATCGGCGAACTCATCGAAGCGCTCCACGCGCGCGGCGTCGAGCTGCGCGGCGACTCGCAGCTTACTTCATCGTATTCCTTTATCCAGCAGGCTACCGAAGCCGACTGGAGCACCGAATATTTGGCGCCGATTTTAGCCGTCAAGCTCGTGCAAGACGTCAAAGAAGCGGTCGACCATATTAACCGCTATGGCACGAAACATTCTGAGGCAATTATTTCCGAGCAAAACGACAACGTCCGCTTCTTTTTCCAAGCGATTGACGCCGCCGTGCTTTACCACAACGCCTCGACCCGCTTCACCGACGGCGAGCAGTTTGGCTACGGGGCGGAAATCGGCATCAGCACGCAAAAACTGCACGCCCGCGGTCCGATGGGATTGCGCGCGATCACGACAACCAAATCGCTCGTCTACGGCACGGGACAAATTCGCTCTTAACAAGGAAAAAGCCGAATCCAACGCAATGGATTCGGCTTTTACTCTACCATTTTGACGTTCGCGTAAGCCGCAAGCGCCACATGACCAATAACGGCAATTGGGAAAATAACCATCGTATCAGGATGATCAATCATGCTTCCAGCCGCTGCGGCAATGCCAACGATCATATTATATTTTCCTACCATTCCTGCCAGTTTTTCTTGATCACGAATGCGCCGCTGATTGTATCCGGACAACAGCCACGTATATTTTTTCACCCCGATAAAGTACGCCAGCAAAAACGAAACGACCGCTAAAAACAACAGTTCAAAAGAGTAAATCACTTAGTTATCTGCTCCCATCCGTCTATCCTGCTTCTTTCTATTATTATTGTATCATTATTTTTATGGAAAATTAAGACTATTGTTCTCCCCTTTTCACGCAGGAGAAATGATAAAACATGGACTCGCTCCCGATCATCTGCTGGCAGACATTTTACAGGTTAACGGAATTCTTTCGGTTATGGTTGGAATGAAACAGCTCGAACATGTTAAAAGGAACCTCAAAATGGTAAGACAATTATATGGTACACATCCTTGTTCATCCGATTCGAAATATTAGGTGTCTAACCAATCAACATGGGTGTACAAAGTTTGTCGTACACCCATGTTAAGAATGGGACGGTTTCGAAGCAAACACCCAAAAGCGGCTGCCGGCAAAATTGACGGCAATGCCTCCCAACGTCGCGATCAGTTTTCCGGCAAATAGCGGCCAATGCCCAACGTCCCGGCAGAGAAAGAGCAGAAGGAGCGTCACTGCCAGCGACAGCACATTCACCACGATAAAACGCAAAAACTCTCCGATGTTCGCTTTTCGTTTTACTTGAAACGTCCACATCCTGTTCCACACATAGCTGTTGACCACGCCGGCGGTATAAGAGCATACTTGCGCTAGTAACGCGGAAACGCCAAACGAGGTAAGAAGAAAAAAGACAATAAAGTCCACGAACGTATTTCCGACCCCGACAAGGCAAAAGCGCCATAACGTTCGCATGTTTTCTCGTTCATTCCATATAAAACGGTACTTTTTCATACTTGGTTCCAACTCCCCATGTATCTTTAACGATATATAGAGGACGCTGCTTCACTTCATCATAAATGCGGCCGATATATTCCCCCATCACGCCAAGCATCATAAACATCACGCCGTTGCACAATAAGGTCGCCATGAAAAGCGACGCCCATCCCGCCACCGTCGAATGCGTAAACAGCTTTAAATATAAAGTGATGATGATGCCAAGCACGCTTGAGGCGGAAAGGAGAAAGCCTAACAAACTGGCAAGCTTCAACGGTTTGTACGAAAACGAAGTGATCCCGTCGAGCGAAAAGCGAATCATTTTCTTAAGCGGATACTTCGTTTCCCCGGCAAACCGCTCCTCCCGCTCATATTCTACAGCTGTCTGCTTAAATCCGACCCAGCTGACGAGCCCGCGGACAAAACGGCTCCGCTCTCTCATATAGACTAACTGATCGCGCACTTTCCGGTCAATGAGGCGGAAATCGCCGGTATCGACAGGAATGTCGATTTCGGTCGCCGCCCGCAGCACCCGGTAAAACAGATAGGCGGTGACTTTTTTAAACATCGTTTCCCCTTTTCGTTTCACGCGCTTCGCATAAACAACGTCATACCCTTCTTTCCATTTGTCAATCATCTCTAAAATTAATTCGGGCGGATCTTGCAAATCGGCGTCAATAATGACGATCGCTTTTCCCGACGCGTAATCCATTCCAGCCGTAATCGCGATTTGATGGCCAAAATTGCGGGAAAAATCCACATATTTGACCGTTTCGTCCTTCACGGCAAGCTCTTTCAGGATGTCAATCGTTTCATCTTCGCTGCCGTCGTTGACAAACAACAGTTCATACGGCCCATCGGTTTGTTCCATCACGCGCTTTAGCCGGCGGTATGTCTCGCGAATGACAAGCGCCTCATTATATACTGGAATCACCACGGAATATTTTACCATATACCATACCTCCTATCCTTCATATTTATAAAGCTTCACACCGCGCTCCATCGGCAACGGCATCCCATCCTGTTCGCTCTGGCGCTCCGCTGTTGCCGCATTGGTTTGCCACTCCTCTTGCGGCACTTCTTGACAATGCGTTTCAATCCACTGAATCAGCTCGCTGTTTCCTTCGCCGCCTCCGCCAAATCCGGAGATAAGAAAATATTTCACTTCGCCGTTTTTCGCCATTTTCGCTAATTGTTCCGTTGTCAACACCGGGTCCGTCCCTAAAAATCCGCCCATCGCCATGACCGCTTTATCCGTCTTTAGCATCAGCTCGGCCGCTGTATTGGCGCGGATTGTTGCCGCTAAATATTTTTCGCCGTTATAATGCTTTTCCAAATAAGCAAGCAAATCGGAATTGACTTCTCTTTCTTCCCCGCCTCCGAAAGCGCGCTGTCCGTATTCGTTCGGACGTTTTAAATCCGGTCCGGCATACGGAATCACGCTATTTCCGCCATACAAAAGCGGGGTGAGCGACCAATAAAACGGCATGACAAGAAGGCCAAGCAAGCTCGCTGTTTTCAAATAGAGCGCCGCTTTCCTGTGATGGCGAAACGCGTGAAGAAAGCAAACGACGGCCAGTCCATAGAGCGCAAGCGACAACGGCCAAATGCTTGATAAGGAAGAGCGGTGCTGAAATACAACATACGATTCAAACAAAAACGTCATAAGCAGCGCGCTAGGAAACAGCCATTGCCAAAAACCTCCCTGTTCCTTATAAAACTGCCACAACAGTTCGCTTCCGACCGCGACCAGCACCGCGATCGCCGGCGCCATCATGCTTAAATAATAGCGGTGATAAAACCCGGCGACGCTAAAAAACACGGCCATCGGAACGAGCCAAGCGAACCAAAACAACACAAATCGGTGAAGCGGCGTGATCGCCCGCTGCCGACGGATCGACGCAAACAACCCGATTGTAACAAACAGTACAAACGGCAGAAGCCAACTGATTTGTCCGGCTAACTGCTGCTGAAACAGGCGGAACACACCAGGTTCTCCCGTTTCTCCTCTTCCGATTCCCCCCATTCCGCTAGGAGGCTGTCCGCCGTTTGGACGAGACGAGCCCATCGGCCGTTCCCCGTTTAGGTTTGGCGGACTATATATTGAATCGTTTTGATGATCAGAAAGCGATGAAGGCGAAGCTTCGTTTGCGGAACGATTCGTTTGCCCATTTCCGCCTTGGAATTCGATATCGCCACGCATGGCCCGCTTCCCACCCGGCCCTGCCGCTCCTGTTAAACGGTCGAGCCCGTTATAGCCAAGCGCCAGCTCGAGTACTGAATTCGTTTGGCTGCTGCCGATATACGGGCGTTTATCTTTTGGAATCGCGTCGATGATGACCGCATAGGAAAGCGAAACAGCCAAGACGACAACAGTAGCGGCCGTCAAATGCCAGAGCCGCTTTTTCCAGGACGCTTTTCCTGCCAGCCAATAGAACAAATAAAACGCCGGCAGTACCATATACGCCTGTAGCATTTTCATGTTAAAGCCCACGCCCACAAGCGCAAAGCTGACGAACAGCCACGAAAGTCGCTGTTTTTGTACGGCTTTCATCAGCGCCCATGCCGCCACCAACAACGTGAAAATTAAAATCGCATCAATATTGTTCGTGCGCGCCACTGCCACAAAAATAGGGGTACAAGTGAAAATCAAACTCGACCATCTGGCGGCCGCCCTGCCGGCAAACGGCTTGACAATAAAATAAACGAGCAGCGTCGAACCGACGCCAGCGAGTGCTTCCGGAAGCAGAACGCTCCAGTCGCTCACACCAAAGATGGCTACGCTTAACGCTTGAAACCATAACGCCACCGGCGGCTTGTCAACGGTAATAAACCCTTCCGGATCAAGCGCCGCGAAAAAAAACGCCTTCCAGTTCGCCGTCATGCTTTTCGCCGCCGCGGTATAATATACGTTTGACCCCGCGTTGCCGATATGATAGAAATGAAGAAAAATAGAGATAAGGACAATGGCCAATAGCCATCCATCCACCCGTTTGATCCATTTCATCTTCTTTCCCACTCCCTTTCTTGATTCGTCACCTCTTTTTGATGTGTTTCCAACATACAACAGGACAGTGAAAATTGAGTGAAAAAGCCCATCCGCCTCATACGCTGATTGGAGTGATTTGCCAATCTTAAATAAAAAACAGGTTTTTTGCTTTTATACTTTGTTTTCTTCATAATAGGGAATGAGGAGGTGAGAGAATGGAACAGGAAACGCTGCGGAAGGAAATTTTCAAAGCATTACGACTGCATCCCGATTATATTTCGACCGAAACGCGAGAAACAATAGATCGACCCAAAGCAAACAATCAAGAAACAAGCAGCCCATCTTCAGTGGAAATGCAGAAATGGAACCATCTGCTTCAAACAAAAATACAAGAGATAAGCAGCCAACTTCAAGCAGAAATTCAGGAATTGAGAAACCAACTAAGAGGAGAAATACAAGAAACAGCCAATCAGTTGAGAAAAGAAATACAAGAGATGAATAGCCAACTTAGAACAGAAATGCGAGAGATGGTCGGAAAACTAGAAGAAAAAATGGATGAGCGATTCAACCGTTTAGAAACAAAAGTAGACAGCCTGCGTATCGAACTGTCAGAAACACAGGAAACGGTCGATTTCCTCTCGAGCAAAACGCTCCAACATGAACGGAAAATTCGCGAGTTGTATCGGCAGCAATGACCGTCTCCTCTCTTATTTTCTTTTCGGCAATGAACCTCCTAAAAAGAGCACCCCTTGATTCAGCGAAGTATCGTAAATTCCAACAAAAAACACCCTTATGCAAAACAAAGGGTGTTTTTCCATGATTATTCCGCATTCCGCTCGCGAATCAATTCCATTATACGAGTTGCCACTGTTTCCGGATCAAGCCCGTCCGTCGCCACGCGATAATGATGCTGAGAATAGGCTTGTTTCCGCTGTTCAAATAATTGTTTGATTTCCTCCAGCGTCTTATTTTTCAGTAAAGGACGGTCATGGACAATGGACGGAAGACGTTCTTTCCAGTTTTCCCATGACAAATCGAGGAAAACGACAATGCCGTGGGATAAACAGACGTTTCTCACTTCCTCCTGCAAATACGCCCCTCCGCCAAGCGAAAGCACTTTTTGCCGCTCTTTTGTACATAAGTCAACGATCAGCTCTCTTTCGGCTTTGCGAAAATAATCTTCCCCCTTCTGTTCAAACATAGCGGGAATGGACATGTGATGGCGCCGTTCAATTTCTTGATCGGTATCGATAAACTCCCAATCTAGTTTTTTCGCTACCAGCTGTCCGATTGTCGTTTTTCCCACTCCCATAAATCCGATAAGTACAATATTTTTGCCGTAATTAGGAACTTCTGCATTTCCTTTCATATTTTTTCACTCTCCTGGCATATCATTCATCCTTATCTCGCAAACTCGATTCCCGCACGACAGGAAAAACCGTTGCCAGCATGCTTCACCACTTGCTGTAGCGTCACACAGGATCACTTTTCGGTCATTCGATCGCCTTGCTTGCTACAACGTTTTTATTTTCTTATTTTAACTGAGTTCCGCAAAAAACCGAATACTTAAATTTTTCTTAGATTGATACAAGCATAAACCTGCTTCTTTCCATGAAGGAAGCAACAAAACCATATGCATCAAAAAAGCCAAGCTTTTAAAAAAAGCCCGGCTTTTTCCTTTTCTACTATTGCGCACCTTATCTTCATCAAAGCAACAAAAATCCATTTCCCTCTTTAAACAAGCCACAATGACAATGAATGAAATTCCTCTCTAGCAAAAGATTCCTAAGTCTCCATCCTCTGAACGAGGCCTTCTTTCAAAAAGGCTTGAAGACTATCTTCCTATTCATCATTGGTTTGATAAGTTTCAATCCTCTAAACGAGGTCTTCTTTCAAAAAGCATCCATCTTTCCTCAAGTGCCTGTACAACCACATGCAGTTTCAATCCTCTAAACGAGGTCTTCTTTCAAAAAGGGTGGAATCCTACCTCATCCAGGATTCTACTGTAGATTTGTTTCAATCCTCTAAACGAGGTCTTCTTTCAAAAAGAGCACCTTCATTTTACCATTGATTTTCTAGGGCGGCAAGGGGCGTTTTTGCACACCCCCGCAACCCCCGCAAAAAATAAATTGTTGTTATGTAAACTAGACGGTTTGACCGAAATTGTCAAACGTCCAAACCATTGATATATCAACATCGCACTTTAGTGCATGAAAGCAAAATCTTCATGTACACCTCCCCCGTTTTTCGGCCGTTTTTGGACCGTGCATCAGCAATGGAATGGGGGAAGGCATGATGCCCACCGTCACTGTTTTCGCTTGGCGATCAGTTCTTCGAGTGCGACCGCCACGCCGTCTTCCTCATGTGACGCAGTGACGATGTCACTGACTTCTTTTAATTCCGGAGCGGCGTTTCCCATCGCCACGCGGTAGCCGGCGACGGCGAACATCGATAAATCGTTATGGCTGTCGCCGAAAACAACCGTATCTTTCAGGTCGATGCCGTAATGGGCGGCCAGTTTCATGAGCGCATTTCCTTTCGTCGCCTGTTCATGGTTAATCTCAATGTTGTTCGGATGCGACGAAGTGACGGTAATGCCGGAGATGCCGGCAAACTGGGCGGCCGCTTCTTGTAAACGTTCTCGATCGAGAGAAAAAATGAGTACCTTATAAAACACGGGCTGCCGGTCCTCCCAAATGGTGCGGATGTCATCGACATACGTCACGCGCGCCTGCTGGAACTGCTTTTCGACGATGCGCTTCAATTCGGGAGCGATATCGCTTGCCTGCTCGGCCATCGCTTCAAGGTGGGCGCGGTTATGGAGCCCGACGTAGACGGCATCGCCCGTATAAATTTCGCAGTATAAAGCGGGCTGCGTGCGCACCCATTCGAGCGCTGGAATCAATTTTTCCTTATCAAGCGGCACATCGCCAAGCACCGTCCCATCTTCTAATGTCATCACCGCGCCGTTTAAACTCATAATCGGACAAACAAGCCCTGCATCCTGAAGCGGCACGCGCGCATCTTTATACGCCCTGCCCGTCACGATCGCCACAATATGGCCTTGCTTTTGCGCTGTCATAATGGCCTCTTTATTTCTTTCACTCACCCGTCCTTGCGAATTGAGCAGCGTCCCGTCCATATCTAATGCGATTAACACTATTGCATCCCTCTTTCTTTTATTATGCTTGTTTGTAAATCACTACTCCAGCGTGATCAAATCTTTTAATTGATAAGTTAAACTATTTTCCTCCATATCATCATGAAATTTCCCTTCTTTTCATTCTACCATTTATTCTTTAAGAAGATGACAAAACAGATCAAATACAATTATTAACGCACTGAATGTGGAAATGAACAAGCAATGGCAAGCAAAGCTACAAGAGATGAACGAACGGTTTAACCGGCTGGAAACAAAACTAGACAGCTTGCGCACGAACTAACGGAAACACAAGAAACGGTCGATTTCCACTTTAGCAAAATCGTCCAACACAAGTGAAAAATCCGCAAGCTGTACAGACTACTAATAATCTCCCGGTCGCCTATTTAAAGAATCTCTTCCATCTACGCTACACTTAGAGTAGGAGATTCCTGCTCTGTCATCTCTATTACCTGCTGCTTGCTCCATTTATTCGTTGAAGTAGAAGCCTTCTTGGCTATATTTTCGATAAAAATACGGTCCACAATAGTATTCATGCGTCTGCACATATGTCCATGTAAACTGCGGATCGACGACATACACATCGTGCTCTTGCCGCAAATCTTCCGCCCGCAAATTTTCGGCGTTTACCAGCATATACGCCTCTTCCCCTTCTTGATAAAACAAATAACATACGAACCGGTTCTCCTTATGAAACGCGCGCATCGCCGCTTTTCCTTCAAGACAAGGCAATTTTTTATAACTGAACACATGCCATAAAAAGTCATCGAAATAAATAGATTTCTTCTCTTGCGCACTGATATTTTCCGTAAACGCCTTTTCCCAACGCTTGCGAAAAGCCTCTCCTTCTCCTATTAACTCTTCCACAACGATACCTCTATTTTCTAATCTTTTTCGTATGTTCATCCGATCCCCCTACTCCCAAGGAAACATATCGCTCGCGCGGCAAAAAATCCGATACGAAACGCCTTGTTTGCGTCTCCGTGCCGCTTTGTTTCCGATTCTCGTCGTTTCAATGATATCATCCCAAAACGGAATGCGCGCGCGCAGCCGCTCAAACATCTTTCGAATCGCAGCATCCGTCACGTCTCTGCCGAAAAACGTTTGAAACAACGTTTTTCGGACATCTTCCCCAGTCATTGGGTGTTTGCTATGAAGAAGCGTCGCAAGCACATAAAACGACTGGTATTCTAGTTTTACAAACTCGCCTGCAAAACGAACGACAAAACCGTCTTGTTCACTGATGCAAAGCATCACCACATGTGGCGAAAGCAGCTCCTGTTCGGAAAAATATGTTTCCTCTGTTACGATTTCGTCGCTTTTTGGTGTAATGATACGATAAAGCGCGCGGTGAAAATCTTCAATGCGATGGAGAAAAATCGCCTGGCGATAGCGATCAACCGTTTCTTCATCATATGGCCTTGCTTCCATCTTTTCTATCTGCTTTAATGCGTTCGACGCAAGAAAAATGCCGCAATTGACAAGAAACATATGACTTAACATCTCTTGCGTGTCATTGAGAGATTCATCCATCGATCCCGAAAGCGCCTGATGAAAATGATATGCCGCTTCGGCGTATCTTCCTTCGTTATAGCAAATATGCGCCAACCGATAATTCGCAACCGGATGGTTCGGTTTTCGCTTTAACGCCTTTTGTAAATACATTTTCGCCTGCTTCGGATCAGGATTGCTCGACATTTTGAAATACTCGCCAAAACGAACATACAGATGAATCAACTCATTTTCGATTTCTTCCCGCCGTTTTCGATCTTTTTCTTTTTTCCACTCCGCAAGCAAGCGGCGTTCTTCCTGATGCGGAAAAAACTCGTATTCTTCCATCTCCGTACCCCCTCCTTTGTGACAGGGTGTCACACACCGATTTGTATAGTTGTATTGTAACGAATTTGAAAAGGAGATGGATAGTATGGAAAAATGGACGAAACTCATGATTCGGCACGGATTTCATCCGGAAAATACGGAAACAGGAATTACATCACAATGGCTTGCGCAAACATTCGCAACGCTCATCCAACGGCACCAGAACCTTGACACCATTTCCGAAACGGACTGGATGGAAGCGCTCCAGCAAACCGCTAAGCAAATGGTTTTTCGCAATCATGACATTCCAGGAAGAGAAACGCTGGTCGACCCAACGAAAAACGAACTTCCTCTTATCCAAATCGATCCGTACGTCCGCGGCATCGTCCGCTGGCTGAACATGATGCATATTTACACCTTTAACAGCTGCGATGGGGAAGGAGTTCGCCCGGCAACGATTTATTTTCTCGAAGACTTATCCGCCCAACAGCTCGCGATTATCCGGGCTTGCACCCCACAGCAAGTTCGAATCAAAGCGGAAAAAAGAAAAGTAACATTATTTTATCAACGCGGACGCATCGATGACCTTCTGACGATGGCCGAACGGTTATACAACGTCTGGCGAAATCCGGAGCTGCTAATGACGTATCGCTTAGAAACATTCAAACACCGACTATACTCCCTTCTCTCCATCAACGGAAAAAGCGGCAGGGAAGCGATGATTCGGCAAATGCTCTATCGAAAGCTCCAACAAAAAACAGATTGGCGCGAAATCGACGATTACGGAAACTTGCTGGCTGCTGTCCACTGCGGAAACGGTCCGACGATTTTGCTTTCCGCCCATATGGATACAGTTCGCCCATTTTCACCGAAACGTACGATTATCGAAAACGGCACCATATTAAGCAGCTCGCGTGGCATCTTAGGCGCCGACGACCGCGCGGGAATCGCGGTCATCTTAGAAATACTTGATTTCATTCGCCACTCCCGCTTCCAAGGAACACTTAAAATCGCCTTTACCGTCGAAGAAGAAATCGGCTGCCTCGGCTCACGCCATATCGACCCAACATTTTTGCAAGACGCTGACGCCGCGATTGTTGTTGACCGCCGCGGAGCGCGCGACATCGTCACTTCTTACGCTGGCATCGTGCCATTTTGCGACGATAATTATGGCCGCATTTTTGAAACAGCTGGAGCGCTCGCCGGCATGCCGGACTGGAGAATAACCCCTGGCGGACTTAGCGACGCCAAAGTGTTCGCCGAATTCGGCATTCCAGCTGTCAACTTATCCGTCGGCTATCAACACGAACATACCGAATTCGAAACGCTCGACTACAAAGCAGCGCTTGAAACGGTGATGTTACTTGAAGCCGTATTTGAAAACAACATGATTACTGAAAAACTTGCCGCAACGTGTAAGGGTTAGGAGAAAAATAGAAAGTAGAGTGGAACCAGAAGACCACTCTACTTTTATGTATTTTTTATTTATCCATGCTTTTGTTGCTGCGCATCCGCTTTTTGACGCTCTTGGCGAATCGCCTCAAAATATTTCGTGAATTCCGATTCGCCTTAATAGAGAAAGGTTAGGAGTGTTGTTTTGCTCTTATTATGTTGATGTATTGATAAAAATCTATATTTTTTATAAACTTTAATTAAAGAACATAACCTAAAAAATTGTTAGTTTAACAATGACAAAACAAAAGCCGCAACATTAAGTAGGGCTCCACTGATTTTCAAAACCATTAATAACTGAATAATGATACAAATCTTGTAATTTCTCTGGTTTATAAACTTCAAGTTCCTTTTTTATTACCTCTTCATTCAAGGAAGCAAGCTTTTCATTTCGATCAATTAAAGAGTTTAAAAATATCGGCTTCGCTATGCGGTCTCGCTTTGAAAGATTACAATTCCGGCAGGTTAGCACTAGATTCCATAAATGATCCGCTTGTACAAAACTCCATGGAATAAAATGATCTACATGGACCGCTGCTCGTTTACCTAATGTTTTTCCACAATAAAAGCAT
This window contains:
- a CDS encoding shikimate kinase → MKGNAEVPNYGKNIVLIGFMGVGKTTIGQLVAKKLDWEFIDTDQEIERRHHMSIPAMFEQKGEDYFRKAERELIVDLCTKERQKVLSLGGGAYLQEEVRNVCLSHGIVVFLDLSWENWKERLPSIVHDRPLLKNKTLEEIKQLFEQRKQAYSQHHYRVATDGLDPETVATRIMELIRERNAE
- a CDS encoding GtrA family protein, with amino-acid sequence MKKYRFIWNERENMRTLWRFCLVGVGNTFVDFIVFFLLTSFGVSALLAQVCSYTAGVVNSYVWNRMWTFQVKRKANIGEFLRFIVVNVLSLAVTLLLLFLCRDVGHWPLFAGKLIATLGGIAVNFAGSRFWVFASKPSHS
- a CDS encoding Cof-type HAD-IIB family hydrolase yields the protein MLIALDMDGTLLNSQGRVSERNKEAIMTAQKQGHIVAIVTGRAYKDARVPLQDAGLVCPIMSLNGAVMTLEDGTVLGDVPLDKEKLIPALEWVRTQPALYCEIYTGDAVYVGLHNRAHLEAMAEQASDIAPELKRIVEKQFQQARVTYVDDIRTIWEDRQPVFYKVLIFSLDRERLQEAAAQFAGISGITVTSSHPNNIEINHEQATKGNALMKLAAHYGIDLKDTVVFGDSHNDLSMFAVAGYRVAMGNAAPELKEVSDIVTASHEEDGVAVALEELIAKRKQ
- a CDS encoding DUF3784 domain-containing protein, with protein sequence MIYSFELLFLAVVSFLLAYFIGVKKYTWLLSGYNQRRIRDQEKLAGMVGKYNMIVGIAAAAGSMIDHPDTMVIFPIAVIGHVALAAYANVKMVE
- a CDS encoding tetratricopeptide repeat protein — encoded protein: MEEYEFFPHQEERRLLAEWKKEKDRKRREEIENELIHLYVRFGEYFKMSSNPDPKQAKMYLQKALKRKPNHPVANYRLAHICYNEGRYAEAAYHFHQALSGSMDESLNDTQEMLSHMFLVNCGIFLASNALKQIEKMEARPYDEETVDRYRQAIFLHRIEDFHRALYRIITPKSDEIVTEETYFSEQELLSPHVVMLCISEQDGFVVRFAGEFVKLEYQSFYVLATLLHSKHPMTGEDVRKTLFQTFFGRDVTDAAIRKMFERLRARIPFWDDIIETTRIGNKAARRRKQGVSYRIFCRASDMFPWE
- a CDS encoding DUF4275 family protein; translated protein: MNIRKRLENRGIVVEELIGEGEAFRKRWEKAFTENISAQEKKSIYFDDFLWHVFSYKKLPCLEGKAAMRAFHKENRFVCYLFYQEGEEAYMLVNAENLRAEDLRQEHDVYVVDPQFTWTYVQTHEYYCGPYFYRKYSQEGFYFNE
- a CDS encoding glycosyltransferase family 2 protein, with translation MVKYSVVIPVYNEALVIRETYRRLKRVMEQTDGPYELLFVNDGSEDETIDILKELAVKDETVKYVDFSRNFGHQIAITAGMDYASGKAIVIIDADLQDPPELILEMIDKWKEGYDVVYAKRVKRKGETMFKKVTAYLFYRVLRAATEIDIPVDTGDFRLIDRKVRDQLVYMRERSRFVRGLVSWVGFKQTAVEYEREERFAGETKYPLKKMIRFSLDGITSFSYKPLKLASLLGFLLSASSVLGIIITLYLKLFTHSTVAGWASLFMATLLCNGVMFMMLGVMGEYIGRIYDEVKQRPLYIVKDTWGVGTKYEKVPFYME
- a CDS encoding M20/M25/M40 family metallo-hydrolase, which encodes MEKWTKLMIRHGFHPENTETGITSQWLAQTFATLIQRHQNLDTISETDWMEALQQTAKQMVFRNHDIPGRETLVDPTKNELPLIQIDPYVRGIVRWLNMMHIYTFNSCDGEGVRPATIYFLEDLSAQQLAIIRACTPQQVRIKAEKRKVTLFYQRGRIDDLLTMAERLYNVWRNPELLMTYRLETFKHRLYSLLSINGKSGREAMIRQMLYRKLQQKTDWREIDDYGNLLAAVHCGNGPTILLSAHMDTVRPFSPKRTIIENGTILSSSRGILGADDRAGIAVILEILDFIRHSRFQGTLKIAFTVEEEIGCLGSRHIDPTFLQDADAAIVVDRRGARDIVTSYAGIVPFCDDNYGRIFETAGALAGMPDWRITPGGLSDAKVFAEFGIPAVNLSVGYQHEHTEFETLDYKAALETVMLLEAVFENNMITEKLAATCKG
- a CDS encoding glycosyltransferase family 39 protein, with translation MKWIKRVDGWLLAIVLISIFLHFYHIGNAGSNVYYTAAAKSMTANWKAFFFAALDPEGFITVDKPPVALWFQALSVAIFGVSDWSVLLPEALAGVGSTLLVYFIVKPFAGRAAARWSSLIFTCTPIFVAVARTNNIDAILIFTLLVAAWALMKAVQKQRLSWLFVSFALVGVGFNMKMLQAYMVLPAFYLFYWLAGKASWKKRLWHLTAATVVVLAVSLSYAVIIDAIPKDKRPYIGSSQTNSVLELALGYNGLDRLTGAAGPGGKRAMRGDIEFQGGNGQTNRSANEASPSSLSDHQNDSIYSPPNLNGERPMGSSRPNGGQPPSGMGGIGRGETGEPGVFRLFQQQLAGQISWLLPFVLFVTIGLFASIRRQRAITPLHRFVLFWFAWLVPMAVFFSVAGFYHRYYLSMMAPAIAVLVAVGSELLWQFYKEQGGFWQWLFPSALLMTFLFESYVVFQHRSSLSSIWPLSLALYGLAVVCFLHAFRHHRKAALYLKTASLLGLLVMPFYWSLTPLLYGGNSVIPYAGPDLKRPNEYGQRAFGGGEEREVNSDLLAYLEKHYNGEKYLAATIRANTAAELMLKTDKAVMAMGGFLGTDPVLTTEQLAKMAKNGEVKYFLISGFGGGGEGNSELIQWIETHCQEVPQEEWQTNAATAERQSEQDGMPLPMERGVKLYKYEG